From a single Granulicella aggregans genomic region:
- a CDS encoding sensor domain-containing diguanylate cyclase, which translates to MRSGLVLNSSALTNGVSLWGRKIRAAASRLRDHSPIAHGVATTMVSAFGVYLNSRFIDPLVFYTDLHAICWPIDGLLIGVLLLCSRRNWPWIMAGYVITTGTHLRLLGEPVIQLAGDTLCNVFEMVFAAAVLPAFNNLSEWLRKPRLILRFSVMVLIGAPLIPALVWSRFAHAYLREEFWSVVGHWLSGDALGIALYTPLVLVLASRETYQLLRPGRRLATLAMFGVLLGASWFIFHQTAYPIAFLIFPILVVMVNWVGFPGAVLAVNAVTIIAAHGTISGAGPFMFIQGHHEPFRIMTLQVYLTIAMVMSFAITLTARERDDFQGQLKLALEQMEVLATHDSLTGLGNRRLFDQTLDAEWSRARRQGMSIGLLLLDADHFKSYNDMYGHLAGDHCLCAIAHSIVPRLKRAGDLAARYGGEEFVVLLPGATLEDASTVAASIREGVEALGLEHKGNASGVVTVSIGFSAVVPDSILPSQRLIAAADEALYAAKQGGRNRVVSASSTALTTCDA; encoded by the coding sequence ATGCGGAGTGGCCTCGTGTTGAACTCCAGCGCACTCACTAACGGAGTATCGCTCTGGGGGAGAAAGATCCGCGCCGCGGCATCCCGGCTTCGCGATCACTCACCGATTGCGCATGGCGTCGCGACGACGATGGTCAGCGCTTTTGGCGTCTACCTGAACTCCAGGTTCATCGATCCACTGGTTTTCTATACTGACCTGCATGCCATCTGCTGGCCGATCGACGGCCTGCTCATCGGCGTTTTGCTCTTGTGCTCACGACGCAACTGGCCGTGGATTATGGCTGGCTATGTCATCACCACCGGAACGCATCTCAGGCTTCTGGGTGAACCAGTCATCCAGCTCGCGGGAGATACCCTCTGCAATGTCTTTGAGATGGTCTTTGCGGCTGCCGTACTCCCGGCCTTTAACAACCTGTCCGAGTGGCTGCGTAAGCCCAGGTTGATCCTTCGATTCAGCGTCATGGTCCTGATCGGCGCGCCGCTGATCCCCGCGCTTGTGTGGTCGAGGTTCGCCCACGCTTATCTTCGCGAGGAGTTCTGGTCAGTAGTTGGACACTGGCTAAGCGGAGATGCCCTGGGGATAGCGCTCTATACCCCGCTGGTCCTTGTCCTGGCCAGCCGGGAGACCTATCAGCTTCTACGACCGGGGCGGCGACTTGCGACGCTGGCCATGTTTGGCGTGCTGTTGGGGGCTAGCTGGTTCATCTTTCATCAGACCGCATATCCGATTGCGTTTCTCATCTTCCCCATTCTTGTCGTGATGGTGAACTGGGTTGGCTTTCCCGGCGCGGTTCTGGCCGTCAACGCGGTGACCATCATCGCGGCTCATGGCACGATCAGCGGAGCGGGGCCGTTCATGTTTATCCAGGGGCATCACGAGCCCTTCAGGATCATGACCCTTCAGGTCTACCTCACCATTGCGATGGTCATGAGCTTTGCCATCACCCTGACCGCACGGGAACGGGATGACTTTCAGGGACAGTTGAAGCTGGCGCTGGAGCAGATGGAGGTCCTGGCAACGCACGATAGCCTGACCGGACTAGGCAACCGCAGGCTCTTTGACCAGACGCTCGACGCCGAATGGAGCCGGGCGCGGCGACAGGGAATGTCCATCGGACTGCTGCTTCTCGATGCTGACCACTTCAAGTCCTACAACGACATGTACGGTCATCTCGCGGGCGATCATTGCCTTTGCGCAATCGCTCATAGTATCGTTCCCCGTTTGAAGCGGGCGGGCGACCTGGCAGCGCGCTATGGGGGCGAAGAGTTCGTGGTTCTGCTGCCTGGCGCAACTCTGGAGGACGCCAGCACCGTTGCGGCGTCGATTCGAGAGGGAGTGGAAGCTCTGGGCCTCGAGCACAAGGGCAACGCGAGCGGGGTCGTGACGGTTTCGATCGGCTTCAGCGCCGTGGTTCCGGATAGCATTCTTCCTTCGCAGCGCCTCATCGCAGCCGCGGATGAAGCACTTTACGCTGCCAAACAGGGTGGACGGAACCGTGTGGTGAGCGCGTCATCGACTGCACTCACCACATGCGACGCATGA
- a CDS encoding MBL fold metallo-hydrolase: protein MKLPLIRALLAAVLCIVSSTAIAQLPQPNGGDIERGTLPDHWYSQMPKCMEIPDWQVHEYNKDFYILRQSPCTDFEKPFIFLIFGKDKALLMDTGSRNGNLAPALQHTIKNWLARNGRTSIPLIVAHTHEHDDHTWGDKELQALNDPAMPVTFIPSEVEATKKFFGIANWPTDIGHLDLGGRIVDLIPIPGHSKVSVALYDRRTAVLLGGDTVYPGRIYVVDFPAFTASLARLVAFTEGKPIANILGNHIEQSATPFVDYPVGTMYQPNEHEIALARGTLLELNDAVISMHGTPRRYCMRDISVWPVGPQFMSPEDEAKFKKHSQHEKDRMWDHTQP from the coding sequence TTGAAACTGCCGCTCATCCGCGCTTTGCTCGCCGCTGTCCTCTGCATCGTCTCCTCAACTGCCATCGCACAGCTCCCCCAGCCGAACGGCGGCGATATCGAACGCGGCACGCTCCCCGACCACTGGTACTCGCAGATGCCGAAGTGCATGGAGATCCCCGACTGGCAGGTGCATGAGTACAACAAGGACTTCTACATCCTTCGCCAGTCGCCCTGCACCGACTTCGAGAAGCCGTTTATCTTCCTGATCTTCGGCAAGGACAAAGCGCTGCTGATGGACACCGGATCGCGCAACGGCAACCTCGCACCAGCGCTGCAGCACACGATCAAGAATTGGCTCGCGCGCAATGGACGAACCAGCATCCCGCTGATCGTCGCTCACACCCATGAGCACGACGACCACACCTGGGGCGACAAGGAGTTGCAGGCTCTCAACGATCCCGCGATGCCGGTCACCTTTATCCCGTCGGAGGTCGAAGCCACGAAGAAGTTCTTCGGCATTGCAAACTGGCCAACGGACATTGGCCACCTCGACCTTGGCGGCCGGATCGTCGATCTCATCCCTATCCCCGGCCACAGCAAGGTCAGCGTTGCGCTCTACGACCGGCGCACCGCCGTGCTGCTAGGCGGCGATACGGTCTATCCCGGACGCATCTATGTCGTCGACTTCCCGGCATTCACCGCCAGCCTTGCACGGCTGGTTGCGTTCACCGAGGGCAAGCCCATCGCAAACATACTGGGCAACCACATCGAGCAGTCGGCCACGCCGTTCGTCGACTATCCTGTCGGCACCATGTATCAGCCGAACGAGCACGAGATCGCGCTCGCCCGCGGAACGCTGCTGGAGCTGAACGACGCAGTGATCTCCATGCACGGAACTCCGCGCCGCTACTGTATGCGCGATATCTCCGTGTGGCCGGTCGGCCCCCAGTTCATGAGCCCTGAGGACGAAGCAAAGTTCAAGAAACACAGTCAGCATGAGAAGGACAGGATGTGGGACCACACCCAGCCGTAA